The following proteins are co-located in the Ictalurus punctatus breed USDA103 chromosome 14, Coco_2.0, whole genome shotgun sequence genome:
- the zc3h12ab gene encoding ribonuclease ZC3H12A, producing MSIGTSLIPAAFPPVLDTYLEYCSTVCASSFVHADSLTWVSSLCPSKRCVRMEQNQPEEQEDPSSELQPQLDLFRKLGFSDAQVRAVLLKLGLHTDTNRILGELIQVRAAETGDSLSPTAVVPHGESQRKGHRVSSLPAGQEDAAKDEDALKPIVIDGSNVAMSHGNKEVFSCLGIHLAVKYFLDRGHTDVTVFVPSWRREQPRPDVPITDQQILRELERKKVLVFTPSRRVAGKRVVCYDDRFIVKLAYEVDGIIVSNDTYRDLQGEKPEWKRFIEERLLMYSFVNDKFMLPDDPLGRHGPTLENFLLKTPRATKKLPCPYGKKCTYGIKCKFSHPERAKQSQRSLADELREKAKMPSPMKPSLAGPNPSHGASLEEVMEQKLTLNQSGSLKKAHTSENMLVVKNTPQSTSRKSPSKRDRSSQYSTTNPDGISASFQEYPDSGLGSYECHGEHQCGGEQRKSKNPSNGRFRYPPTCSQSLNQSNLQSNPGYHPHHMSIAASQSPNNMPYSFPQYHSYGGAPYPPGNFAQYSVPHEYHHRSMPPPQSGYWSEPYFGHVPQGPVQGDGTPWTHPLPEKEQVRKKLRAVFNARLVDRAMEMFPNLMDPQKLAVEIINLQSYEGVL from the exons ATGAGTATAGGCACCAGTCTCATCCCTGCTGCCTTTCCTCCAGTTTTGGATACTTACCTTGAGTATTGCAGCACAGTGTGCGCGTCCTCCTTCGTCCACGCAGACTCACTCACATGGGTGTCTTCGCTCTGTCCATCCAAACGGTGTGTTAGAATGGAGCAAAATCAACCTGAGGAGCAAGAGGACCCGAGCTCTGAGCTTCAGCCTCAGCTAGATCTGTTTAGGAAGTTGGGCTTCTCTGATGCTCAGGTCCGAGCAGTGCTGCTCAAGCTGGGCCTCCACACCGACACCAACCGGATTCTGGGAGAGCTGATACAGGTGAGAGCGGCAGAGACCGGGGATTCTCTCAGTCCGACAGCGGTGGTTCCACATGGTGAAAGCCAGAGGAAAGGTCACAGAGTTTCATCTCTACCTGCTGGACAAGAGGACGCAGCCAAGGACGAAGATGCCCTCAAGCCGATAGTGATAGACGGCAGCAACGTAGCAATGAG TCACGGGAACAAGGAAGTTTTCTCCTGCCTGGGAATCCATCTGGCTGTGAAGTACTTCCTGGATCGAGGGCACACAGATGTTACTGTGTTTGTGCCGTCATGGAGGCGGGAACAGCCCAGGCCGGACGTTCCGATCACAG ATCAGCAAATTCTCCGTGAGCTGGAACGGAAAAAGGTTCTGGTCTTCACTCCATCAAGGCGTGTGGCAGGAAAGCGGGTAGTGTGCTATGATGACCGTTTCATCGTAAAGCTGGCATACGAGGTAGATGGCATCATCGTGTCCAATGATACCTACCGAGACCTGCAGGGGGAAAAACCTGAGTGGAAACGCTTCATAGAGGAGAGATTGCTCATGTACTCCTTTGTTAATGACAA GTTCATGCTCCCAGATGATCCACTCGGGAGACATGGACCTACATTGGAAAACTTTCTGCTCAAGACTCCCCGGGCTACTAAGAAACTCCCCTGCCCCTATG GTAAGAAATGCACCTACGGGATCAAGTGTAAGTTCAGCCACCCAGAACGTGCCAAGCAGTCCCAACGTTCCTTGGCGGATGAGTTGCGTGAGAAAGCCAAAATGCCCTCTCCCATGAAACCGTCCTTGGCAGGCCCGAACCCTTCCCATGGAGCCTCTCTGGAGGAAGTGATGGAGCAAAAACTCACGCTCAATCAAAGTGGATCACTCAAGAAGGCCCACACCAGTGAGAATATGCTGGTGGTGAAGAACACACCACAGTCTACTTCAAGAAAGTCCCCTTCAAAGCGAGATCGCTCCAGCCAGTACTCCACAACAAATCCAGACGGCATCTCTGCTTCCTTTCAGGAGTACCCGGACTCGGGCCTGGGCTCATATGAATGCCACGGCGAGCACCAGTGTGGAGGAGAGCAAAGGAAGTCCAAGAATCCTTCTAATGGAAGGTTCCGATATCCTCCGACTTGCAGCCAGTCCTTAAACCAATCCAATTTACAGTCCAATCCAGGTTACCATCCCCATCACATGAGTATAGCTGCATCCCAAAGCCCAAACAACATGCCATACTCTTTCCCTCAATATCACTCCTATGGAGGAGCACCTTACCCACCAGGGAACTTTGCCCAGTATAGTGTACCCCATGAGTACCACCACAGAAGCATGCCTCCTCCTCAAAGTGGTTACTGGTCTGAGCCATACTTTGGCCACGTGCCTCAAGGACCTGTGCAGGGTGACGGCACTCCTTGGACCCATCCATTACCGGAGAAGGAGCAGGTGAGGAAGAAGCTGCGAGCCGTTTTTAATGCCCGTCTTGTGGACAGAGCAATGGAGATGTTCCCAAACCTAATGGACCCTCAGAAACTGGCCGTGGAGATCATCAACCTGCAGTCATATGAGGGGGTTTTATGA
- the oscp1a gene encoding protein OSCP1a isoform X1, protein MSLRTLPLLIINLGGEMLYILDQRLRARNESDDKIQKGWSEDDRKRVMNDIVGVMFCKGFMEESMQPQDMYSHRALRYVLTRLAHTSIMRLNSTSMDRMYDLMTMAFKYQIALCPRPRDLLLVSFNHMDGVRELVKDNPRLVNLINEAQRLIIEMYTPLSDGEFQLIRQTLLAFFQDMRVRVSIFLKENLQNADGSFAIPTSGPVPHGSEVPGLIRYVNSRGRLVRRREFVSGGSYTSTVRDASFDVSGDRVTRLGTNMYGVSSAEDTHTSGSSKHTCKRQQVCDDPNPLAKAELNLLAKLMGQMEVWDSVGADGGMRVNLFPSDQEEDEEGRLSAADEACGVVSIQAVKADTELTRIAAQFTDQDEAERPSDKGEDLLAMMDEL, encoded by the exons ATGTCTTTGAGGACTCTGCCTTTACTGATTATAAATCTGGGTGGAGAAATGCTTTATATTTTGGACCAGAGACTCCGAGCTCGGAATGAATCAGATGATAAAATACAGAAAG GTTGGTCAGAGGACGACAGGAAAAGAG tgatgaaTGATATAGTCGGTGTGATGTTCTGTAAGGGGTTTATGGAGGAGTCGATGCAGCCGCAGGACATGTACTCACATCGAGCTCTGCGCTACGTGCTAACACGCCTGGCTCACACTTCCATCATGAGGCTCAACTCTACCAGCATGGACAGG ATGTATGACCTGATGACGATGGCGTTTAAGTATCAGATCGCCCTCTGTCCTCGGCCACGAGACTTACTGCTCGTCTCATTCAACCACATGGACGGGGTTCGGGAGCTCGTTAAAGACAATCCCCGCCTCGTTAACCTCATCAACGAGGCACAGCGTCTCATCATAGAG ATGTACACTCCTTTATCAGACGGCGAGTTTCAGCTCATACGCCAGACGCTCCTCGCTTTCTTTCAGGACATGCGCGTCAGG GTGTCCATTTTCCTGAAGGAGAATCTCCAGAACGCAGACGGGAGTTTTGCAATCCCGACGTCTGGGCCGGTGCCTCACGGCTCTGAAGTTCCCGGATTAATCAG GTATGTTAACAGCCGAGGCAGGCTGGTGAGGAGGCGCGAGTTCGTGAGTGGAGGCAGCTACACCAGCACCGTGAGAGACGCTTCATTCGACGTGTCCGGAGACCGAGTGACACGTCTGGGCACTAACAT GTACGGTGTGAGCTCAGCCGAGGACACCCACACGTCAGGAAGCTCCAAACACACCTGTAAACGCCAACAG GTTTGCGATGATCCTAACCCTCTGGCTAAAGCAGAGCTGAACCTGTTAGCCAAGCTGATGGGACAGATGGAGGTTTGGGATTCGGTTGGTGCTGATGGAGGGATGAGAGTGAATCTGTTCCCCTCCGACCAGGAAGAGGACGAGGA GGGAAGGTTATCAGCGGCGGACGAGGCGTGCGGTGTGGTGAGCATTCAGGCTGTGAAG GCCGACACCGAGCTGACCCGCATCGCCGCCCAGTTCACCGATCAGGATGAAGCCGAGAGACCCAGCGACAAAGGAGAAGATCTGCTGGCCATGATGGATGAACTCTAA
- the oscp1a gene encoding protein OSCP1a isoform X2, whose translation MCGWSEDDRKRVMNDIVGVMFCKGFMEESMQPQDMYSHRALRYVLTRLAHTSIMRLNSTSMDRMYDLMTMAFKYQIALCPRPRDLLLVSFNHMDGVRELVKDNPRLVNLINEAQRLIIEMYTPLSDGEFQLIRQTLLAFFQDMRVRVSIFLKENLQNADGSFAIPTSGPVPHGSEVPGLIRYVNSRGRLVRRREFVSGGSYTSTVRDASFDVSGDRVTRLGTNMYGVSSAEDTHTSGSSKHTCKRQQVCDDPNPLAKAELNLLAKLMGQMEVWDSVGADGGMRVNLFPSDQEEDEEGRLSAADEACGVVSIQAVKADTELTRIAAQFTDQDEAERPSDKGEDLLAMMDEL comes from the exons ATGTGTG GTTGGTCAGAGGACGACAGGAAAAGAG tgatgaaTGATATAGTCGGTGTGATGTTCTGTAAGGGGTTTATGGAGGAGTCGATGCAGCCGCAGGACATGTACTCACATCGAGCTCTGCGCTACGTGCTAACACGCCTGGCTCACACTTCCATCATGAGGCTCAACTCTACCAGCATGGACAGG ATGTATGACCTGATGACGATGGCGTTTAAGTATCAGATCGCCCTCTGTCCTCGGCCACGAGACTTACTGCTCGTCTCATTCAACCACATGGACGGGGTTCGGGAGCTCGTTAAAGACAATCCCCGCCTCGTTAACCTCATCAACGAGGCACAGCGTCTCATCATAGAG ATGTACACTCCTTTATCAGACGGCGAGTTTCAGCTCATACGCCAGACGCTCCTCGCTTTCTTTCAGGACATGCGCGTCAGG GTGTCCATTTTCCTGAAGGAGAATCTCCAGAACGCAGACGGGAGTTTTGCAATCCCGACGTCTGGGCCGGTGCCTCACGGCTCTGAAGTTCCCGGATTAATCAG GTATGTTAACAGCCGAGGCAGGCTGGTGAGGAGGCGCGAGTTCGTGAGTGGAGGCAGCTACACCAGCACCGTGAGAGACGCTTCATTCGACGTGTCCGGAGACCGAGTGACACGTCTGGGCACTAACAT GTACGGTGTGAGCTCAGCCGAGGACACCCACACGTCAGGAAGCTCCAAACACACCTGTAAACGCCAACAG GTTTGCGATGATCCTAACCCTCTGGCTAAAGCAGAGCTGAACCTGTTAGCCAAGCTGATGGGACAGATGGAGGTTTGGGATTCGGTTGGTGCTGATGGAGGGATGAGAGTGAATCTGTTCCCCTCCGACCAGGAAGAGGACGAGGA GGGAAGGTTATCAGCGGCGGACGAGGCGTGCGGTGTGGTGAGCATTCAGGCTGTGAAG GCCGACACCGAGCTGACCCGCATCGCCGCCCAGTTCACCGATCAGGATGAAGCCGAGAGACCCAGCGACAAAGGAGAAGATCTGCTGGCCATGATGGATGAACTCTAA
- the lsm10 gene encoding U7 snRNA-associated Sm-like protein LSm10: MATQSLAERTISENSLVVLLQGLHGQVTTVELRDESTARGRVLNVDAFMNVRLEDVLYRDRRGNVSEMADLFVTGRNVRYVHIPDHVDIVDTIQTQLEKIHRVRCFTEKGRKEYSKKKKGFPQSAHAASETHTQAQLQ, from the coding sequence ATGGCGACTCAGTCGCTCGCCGAGCGCACCATCTCGGAGAACAGCCTGGTGGTGCTGCTGCAGGGTCTGCACGGTCAGGTGACCACGGTGGAGCTGCGGGACGAGAGCACGGCCCGGGGTCGCGTCCTCAACGTGGACGCCTTCATGAACGTGCGTCTGGAGGACGTCTTGTACCGGGACAGACGAGGGAACGTCTCGGAGATGGCCGACCTGTTCGTGACCGGCCGTAACGTGCGCTACGTCCACATTCCTGACCACGTGGATATCGTAGACACCATACAGACCCAGCTGGAGAAGATCCACCGAGTGCGCTGCTTCACTGAGAAAGGGAGGAAGGAGTAcagcaagaagaaaaaaggctTTCCTCAATCGGCTCACGCAGCCTCCGAAACACACACGCAGGCGCAACTCCAATAA